Proteins from a genomic interval of Pradoshia eiseniae:
- a CDS encoding DUF5325 family protein has protein sequence MNIKIVFLALSILAVVSLSGIAISISTESILLSVVSLVAFIVVMGSGFTLKKRWREKL, from the coding sequence GTGAATATTAAAATTGTTTTCTTGGCATTATCCATATTAGCTGTAGTCAGTCTTTCAGGAATTGCCATTTCCATATCAACTGAAAGCATTCTCTTAAGCGTAGTAAGCTTAGTGGCTTTCATAGTCGTTATGGGAAGCGGTTTTACCCTCAAAAAGCGATGGAGAGAAAAACTTTAA